Proteins found in one Cobetia sp. L2A1 genomic segment:
- a CDS encoding MFS transporter gives MTERTSNVTVKGQAASADEPWNAEITNKQIGYASLVCFIAWVASVYDYTLFGTLLPVIADDFGWTTAKATAVNTWATIGVFAVSLVVGTMLDRFGRKNTLILLVIGGALSSGLSGIAIGAASMVIIRAFSGFAVSEEVVNAVYLNEIYKKAKGRGFMFSLVQSGWPVGALLSAGMTAMLLPVVGWRGSFFVAACASIIVIVMAMKLPESPVFAAIKEVERRRKSGDAAGAAALAAEHDIEVNTGNNLGLKGVFGPELRRHTISLSLVWLFSWMAIQVFAVLGTTVLVEAKSVSFESSLYVLILANAVGFVGYLTHGWLGDRIGRRTTVMLGFLLGGIASVVMLLGPASDGFVYMMYAITLFFLLGPFAAILFYMGESFPAHVRGTGANVAHVMAPVGAIVGSGLVSVLLTAGVSMTWAAILAGSLPLMLSGLLMLGTRKVDHLEEDVLKEAVA, from the coding sequence ATGACTGAACGAACGTCGAATGTAACAGTCAAGGGGCAGGCTGCAAGCGCAGATGAACCTTGGAATGCTGAAATTACCAATAAGCAGATCGGCTATGCTTCTCTGGTTTGCTTCATTGCCTGGGTGGCTTCGGTCTATGACTACACCCTATTTGGCACACTATTACCCGTGATTGCTGATGATTTCGGGTGGACTACTGCCAAGGCCACTGCGGTCAATACCTGGGCGACGATTGGCGTGTTTGCCGTTTCTCTGGTTGTCGGCACCATGCTTGACCGCTTCGGCCGCAAGAATACCTTGATTCTACTGGTGATCGGCGGGGCGCTTAGTTCCGGCCTGTCCGGGATCGCTATTGGTGCGGCATCAATGGTGATCATTCGAGCTTTCTCAGGCTTTGCTGTCTCTGAAGAAGTCGTCAATGCCGTATACCTCAATGAGATCTACAAGAAAGCCAAGGGTCGCGGCTTCATGTTCAGTCTTGTCCAGAGCGGCTGGCCAGTAGGGGCGCTGCTGTCGGCCGGGATGACGGCAATGCTACTGCCAGTCGTTGGCTGGCGTGGCAGTTTCTTTGTGGCGGCCTGTGCGTCGATCATCGTCATCGTGATGGCCATGAAACTGCCGGAATCGCCGGTGTTCGCTGCCATCAAGGAAGTGGAGCGTCGTCGTAAATCGGGTGATGCTGCCGGGGCTGCCGCATTGGCTGCCGAGCATGATATTGAAGTCAATACAGGCAATAACCTTGGGCTCAAAGGTGTGTTCGGGCCAGAACTGCGTCGTCATACCATCTCGCTGTCATTGGTTTGGTTATTCAGCTGGATGGCGATCCAGGTCTTTGCCGTGTTGGGAACGACAGTCCTGGTGGAAGCGAAAAGCGTAAGTTTTGAAAGCTCTTTGTATGTCTTGATCCTGGCCAATGCGGTGGGCTTCGTGGGGTACCTGACACATGGTTGGCTTGGGGATCGCATTGGCCGTCGCACGACGGTGATGTTGGGCTTCCTGTTGGGCGGCATCGCTAGTGTAGTGATGCTGTTGGGCCCGGCCAGTGATGGCTTTGTCTACATGATGTATGCCATCACGCTGTTCTTCTTGCTTGGCCCGTTCGCCGCCATCCTGTTCTACATGGGGGAGTCTTTCCCGGCTCACGTCCGTGGTACAGGAGCCAATGTCGCCCACGTGATGGCCCCAGTGGGAGCTATCGTCGGTTCCGGTTTGGTCTCCGTGCTACTGACGGCAGGGGTGAGCATGACGTGGGCCGCTATCCTGGCGGGGTCTCTGCCATTGATGCTCAGTGGCCTTCTGATGTTGGGGACTCGCAAGGTGGATCACCTTGAAGAGGATGTTCTAAAGGAGGCAGTCGCATGA
- a CDS encoding polysaccharide deacetylase family protein, with amino-acid sequence MAKKEILCAFGVDVDAVAGWLGSYGGEDSPDDISRGLFAGEVGAPRLLKLFERYNLKTTWFIPGHSIETFPEQMKAVVEAGHEVGVHGYSHENPIAMTREQERDVLDYNIDLVTKLSGKRPTGYVAPWWEFSPVTNELLLERGIKYDHSLMHNDFHPYYVRVGDSWTKIDYSKSAKEWMKPLVRGEETDLIEIPANWYLDDLPPMMFIKKAPNSHGFVSPRHLGEMWQDQFDWVYRENDYAVFTMTIHPDVSGRPQVLMMLERLIEHMKSHEGVRFCTFDEIADDFAARNPRK; translated from the coding sequence ATGGCGAAGAAAGAGATTCTGTGTGCTTTTGGGGTCGATGTTGATGCAGTAGCCGGTTGGCTGGGTTCCTACGGTGGTGAAGATTCTCCTGACGACATTTCGCGCGGTCTATTTGCTGGGGAAGTCGGGGCGCCGCGATTGCTCAAGCTGTTCGAGCGTTACAACCTGAAGACCACCTGGTTCATTCCTGGCCACAGTATCGAGACATTCCCGGAGCAGATGAAGGCGGTGGTAGAGGCGGGACATGAGGTTGGCGTACATGGCTATAGCCATGAAAATCCGATCGCCATGACGCGCGAGCAGGAGCGCGACGTGCTGGATTACAACATCGACTTGGTGACCAAACTGTCAGGCAAGCGCCCGACGGGTTATGTCGCGCCGTGGTGGGAATTCAGTCCGGTGACCAACGAGCTGCTGCTTGAGCGCGGAATCAAGTACGACCACAGCCTGATGCATAATGATTTTCATCCCTACTACGTTCGTGTTGGTGACTCCTGGACCAAGATTGATTATTCGAAATCGGCCAAGGAATGGATGAAACCGCTTGTGCGTGGTGAGGAAACGGATCTAATCGAAATTCCCGCCAACTGGTATCTCGACGACCTGCCGCCAATGATGTTTATCAAGAAGGCACCCAATAGCCATGGCTTCGTTAGCCCTCGCCACTTGGGAGAGATGTGGCAGGACCAGTTCGATTGGGTCTATCGCGAAAATGACTACGCCGTCTTCACCATGACGATTCATCCGGATGTGTCAGGTCGCCCTCAGGTGCTGATGATGCTTGAACGTCTTATCGAGCATATGAAGAGTCATGAAGGCGTTCGTTTCTGTACTTTCGACGAAATTGCCGATGATTTCGCGGCACGTAATCCACGCAAATGA
- a CDS encoding GntR family transcriptional regulator, which produces MEEWVLASANSSTKRQESRAPRYAMIEDSLREAILSERMPTNLVLLEGPIARLFGTSRGPVRKALELLHEQGLISRFEGRGFLATPDPDAVTPSREPLTPQLLGLGHEEAPVVDTRPAAERIHAEVEEAVAMCLAFGHFRIIETALSEFYGVSRTVAREVLGRLRSKRLVEKDRHSHWLAGPLTAQAVAEDFEIRVLLEPAALRASGPMLERAELMDMRSRLQRLLDHPEEQSVATISKLENDLHQQCLRHYRNRKASEMIAQSQLPMIVNRMFFQMLGVPRHEPLLMEHKLVIDHLIYGAFDAAASSLQSHLQAAAERTRRRLKVLSVFPEPDLPPYLLRIV; this is translated from the coding sequence ATGGAGGAATGGGTTCTGGCCAGTGCAAACAGTTCTACCAAGCGTCAGGAGAGTCGTGCCCCGCGCTATGCGATGATTGAAGATTCTCTGCGAGAAGCGATTCTGTCCGAGCGCATGCCCACCAACCTTGTGTTGTTGGAGGGTCCTATCGCGCGACTGTTCGGGACCAGCCGTGGGCCGGTACGCAAAGCCCTGGAACTGCTTCATGAACAAGGCCTCATCAGTCGGTTCGAGGGTCGCGGCTTCTTGGCGACCCCGGATCCTGATGCCGTGACACCATCACGTGAACCACTGACACCTCAGCTGCTGGGGCTGGGGCATGAGGAAGCGCCGGTCGTGGACACGCGACCCGCCGCAGAGCGGATTCATGCGGAGGTGGAGGAGGCCGTGGCGATGTGTCTGGCCTTTGGGCATTTCCGAATCATCGAGACGGCGCTAAGCGAGTTCTATGGGGTAAGTCGAACCGTGGCTCGGGAGGTCCTGGGGCGCTTGCGCAGTAAACGTCTTGTCGAGAAGGATCGTCACTCGCACTGGTTGGCGGGGCCCTTGACTGCACAGGCCGTCGCTGAGGATTTCGAGATTCGAGTACTGCTTGAACCAGCAGCTCTGAGAGCTTCTGGTCCCATGTTGGAGCGTGCTGAACTCATGGACATGCGGTCGCGATTACAGCGTCTGCTTGATCACCCCGAAGAACAGAGTGTCGCCACGATTTCCAAGCTGGAAAATGACCTGCACCAGCAGTGTCTGCGTCATTATCGCAACCGTAAGGCCAGTGAGATGATTGCCCAGAGCCAGCTACCGATGATCGTCAATCGAATGTTCTTTCAGATGCTGGGGGTGCCGAGGCACGAGCCGCTGCTGATGGAACACAAGCTGGTCATTGATCACCTGATCTATGGGGCATTCGACGCTGCAGCTTCCAGTCTGCAATCCCATCTTCAAGCGGCTGCAGAGCGGACTCGGCGGCGCTTGAAAGTCCTGTCAGTATTCCCTGAGCCAGACCTTCCTCCCTACCTGCTTCGCATCGTCTAA
- a CDS encoding NCS1 family transporter gives MVHTQHAPLPDRSNAASDDAQHLLKASILPVWLNQRTIGFLGFIWLWIGMAVIIATFQLGAGGVAGLPLLHVVAIIFLANLVLGIVMTLTADIGTEHGLSFAVYLRAPFGLKGTHLPAVSRGIVAAIWFGVQTYLGAIALNGIVEYLWGFDNWVVWYVLFAAIQIINTALGIRAVELLASIAAPCIVAISVWMYFTLDVLAKTQGINIWTFVGDQNVAALGLFFANMAFWSALAVDIPNLTRFLKTTGGQRNFLARNRNVLVAQFVALPVTQAWIALIGGVSFIAAGDWNPVTVIQGQGGGLTLIALLAMVILAQWSTNNAANLIPAALTFVNAGAPRVSYPMALVIAGIIGTASMPWLILDNLFTFLSYYGAVLSAVGGIMVADYYLLRRRRLNVPALYSPTGQFRFFKGFNPAALIAWITGGTMALIFLEYAYAVGFVTALVVYVLLMKGWILRHYPQEEIDSGFNDRFLATSVGRNWVYTQQGHFERLKTDDIPTSALKREDR, from the coding sequence GTGGTACACACTCAGCATGCCCCCCTACCTGACCGATCAAACGCAGCTTCCGATGATGCTCAACATCTTCTGAAAGCTTCCATTCTGCCCGTATGGTTGAACCAGAGAACCATTGGCTTCCTCGGGTTCATTTGGCTATGGATCGGCATGGCGGTCATCATTGCGACATTCCAGCTCGGTGCAGGCGGAGTTGCCGGGCTCCCCTTGCTGCATGTCGTGGCAATCATCTTCCTCGCCAATCTCGTTCTAGGCATCGTGATGACCCTGACTGCCGATATCGGCACTGAACATGGGCTATCGTTTGCAGTGTATCTACGGGCTCCTTTCGGGCTCAAGGGGACTCACCTGCCTGCCGTATCACGCGGTATCGTGGCGGCGATATGGTTTGGGGTACAAACCTACCTCGGTGCCATAGCGCTCAATGGTATCGTCGAATATCTGTGGGGCTTCGATAACTGGGTGGTCTGGTACGTGCTCTTCGCGGCCATTCAGATCATCAATACGGCTCTTGGCATACGCGCCGTGGAGCTCCTGGCCTCCATTGCCGCCCCCTGCATCGTCGCGATCTCCGTGTGGATGTACTTCACACTCGATGTACTGGCCAAGACGCAAGGCATCAATATCTGGACCTTTGTCGGTGATCAGAACGTCGCAGCGCTGGGGCTATTCTTTGCCAACATGGCATTCTGGTCAGCATTGGCCGTCGACATCCCCAACTTGACACGCTTTCTCAAGACCACCGGTGGGCAACGCAACTTCCTTGCGCGAAATCGCAACGTTCTCGTCGCTCAATTTGTTGCGCTACCTGTCACACAAGCATGGATCGCGCTGATCGGCGGTGTGTCATTCATCGCGGCAGGTGACTGGAACCCTGTCACGGTCATACAGGGCCAAGGTGGAGGACTGACGCTGATTGCCCTGTTGGCAATGGTCATCCTCGCCCAATGGTCGACCAATAACGCCGCCAACTTGATTCCTGCAGCTCTTACCTTCGTGAATGCGGGTGCACCACGTGTGAGCTACCCGATGGCCCTGGTTATCGCGGGCATCATCGGCACGGCCTCCATGCCCTGGTTGATTCTCGACAACCTGTTTACCTTCCTGAGCTACTACGGTGCCGTACTATCGGCAGTAGGCGGCATCATGGTGGCGGATTATTACCTGCTTCGCCGCCGCCGACTCAATGTTCCGGCTCTGTATTCTCCCACCGGTCAGTTCCGCTTTTTCAAGGGCTTCAATCCGGCAGCTCTCATTGCCTGGATCACGGGTGGCACCATGGCCCTGATCTTTCTCGAGTACGCCTACGCCGTTGGTTTCGTGACAGCCCTGGTGGTCTATGTACTGCTGATGAAGGGCTGGATACTTCGACACTACCCTCAAGAAGAGATCGACTCCGGTTTCAATGATCGCTTCTTGGCAACCTCGGTAGGCCGCAACTGGGTCTATACCCAACAAGGACACTTCGAGCGCTTGAAAACTGACGACATTCCGACCAGTGCTCTCAAGCGTGAAGATCGCTGA
- a CDS encoding amidase family protein translates to MSSTPPTALDLGQAIQRGELDPVAVTKHSLAMARESEAVFISLTEERALAEAQASADRQRLGGLLGPLDGVPIAWKDLIDIQGTLTTGGSKILAQPCARSDADAVRHASGAGMVGIGKTNLAELAYSGLGLNPHYGTPHHTPGQSEPRAPGGSSSGSAIAVAKGIVPVAIGTDTAGSLRVPAAFNGLVAYRPSQARHTRQGVTPLARNMDTLGAMATTLEDCLAVDDAMRGRPVYQRLPSPPEQSVIILDTTCLEDPRVASSVRRNLENSAERLAQAGFRVVHRHVVSVHDTLNCIARLGWLGAVEAYTEYRHLLESDAANAMDPRVRHRLQSAARMTPDNVVTLYRHRQSLKAQLREELSGAILLTPTVAHTAPLLGPLEADAQHFAEVNLATLRMSMVASFLDSPAVALPSGTDEADQHTSLQLSAPCGEDEPLLRVALSASRYLSR, encoded by the coding sequence ATGTCCTCCACTCCCCCTACCGCGCTGGATCTCGGTCAAGCCATTCAGCGCGGCGAACTAGACCCTGTCGCAGTCACCAAGCACTCCTTGGCCATGGCAAGAGAGAGCGAGGCGGTTTTCATCTCTCTCACCGAAGAGCGTGCTCTGGCTGAAGCGCAAGCCTCCGCTGACCGTCAACGCCTCGGGGGGTTGCTGGGCCCTCTCGATGGGGTTCCCATTGCCTGGAAGGATCTGATCGATATTCAAGGCACGCTGACTACCGGAGGCAGCAAGATACTGGCCCAGCCTTGCGCACGCTCGGATGCCGATGCGGTACGACATGCCTCTGGCGCAGGCATGGTTGGCATAGGCAAGACCAATCTTGCGGAGCTTGCCTATTCGGGACTTGGTCTCAACCCGCACTATGGCACTCCTCACCACACCCCGGGCCAGAGTGAACCCCGTGCGCCCGGAGGTTCCAGCTCCGGCTCCGCCATCGCCGTAGCCAAGGGTATCGTTCCGGTCGCCATCGGCACTGATACCGCGGGATCGCTGCGCGTACCGGCGGCTTTCAATGGCCTGGTGGCTTACCGCCCTTCTCAGGCACGTCATACTCGACAGGGCGTCACCCCCTTGGCCAGAAACATGGACACGCTCGGCGCCATGGCAACGACACTGGAAGATTGTCTGGCCGTCGACGATGCCATGCGCGGCAGGCCTGTGTATCAGCGCCTACCGAGTCCGCCGGAACAGTCCGTCATCATTCTCGACACGACCTGCCTGGAGGATCCCAGGGTGGCCTCCAGCGTACGCCGCAATCTCGAGAACAGCGCTGAACGCCTGGCTCAGGCAGGCTTCCGGGTCGTCCACCGACACGTAGTCAGTGTCCATGACACACTGAATTGCATCGCCCGACTTGGCTGGTTAGGCGCAGTAGAGGCCTATACCGAATACCGTCATCTACTGGAAAGCGATGCGGCCAACGCCATGGACCCTCGCGTACGTCACCGCTTGCAATCCGCCGCTCGGATGACTCCAGACAACGTCGTCACACTGTATCGTCACCGCCAGAGCCTCAAGGCGCAGCTGCGTGAAGAGCTGAGCGGCGCCATTCTTCTGACCCCGACAGTGGCTCATACGGCCCCACTTCTGGGTCCATTGGAGGCGGATGCCCAGCACTTTGCCGAGGTCAACCTGGCAACCCTTCGAATGAGCATGGTGGCAAGTTTCCTGGATTCCCCTGCCGTGGCACTGCCCAGTGGCACGGATGAGGCAGACCAGCACACCAGCCTGCAACTCAGCGCACCTTGTGGTGAAGATGAACCCTTGCTCCGCGTGGCACTGTCAGCAAGCCGATACCTGAGCCGATGA
- a CDS encoding CobW family GTP-binding protein, producing MNDTTPLLPVHVISGFLGSGKTTLLKSVLASEDFGDSAVLINEFGEVGLDNRLLGSIAEDAVLLSNGCVCCTIRGELSDALRRLLSQRQEGLIPAFKRIVLETTGLADPGPIASTITADPVLRHHLRPGTNVTLVDALNASTSREQFPVWEAQVAVADTLVISKTDLINESELSDVQDLLDTINPAARRLGAEALGQPSDLLFASSPHLQSFTPSEAKSWLGPWRRVTTADSHDHLNEVRSFRLNFEGEIDWTCLGIWLSMLLNRHGSNILRVKGVLHVMGDNRPVILHGVQHTIHPPEHVEHWPEDDRCSELIFITRGINADRVTDSLNAFMRQVSDHPSPRIFHA from the coding sequence ATGAACGATACGACCCCTTTACTACCTGTGCATGTGATCTCGGGTTTTCTGGGCAGCGGCAAGACCACCCTGCTGAAGTCGGTTCTGGCCAGCGAGGACTTTGGCGACAGCGCTGTCCTTATCAACGAGTTTGGTGAGGTAGGGCTGGATAACCGACTGCTGGGTAGTATCGCGGAAGATGCGGTACTGCTCTCCAATGGCTGTGTCTGCTGTACCATCCGCGGGGAGCTATCTGACGCTCTCAGACGCCTCTTGTCACAGCGGCAGGAGGGGCTTATCCCTGCGTTCAAGCGCATCGTGCTGGAGACCACCGGGCTTGCTGACCCCGGTCCTATCGCCTCGACGATCACGGCCGACCCAGTTCTTCGCCATCACTTGCGTCCGGGGACAAACGTGACGCTGGTTGATGCACTCAATGCCAGCACCAGCCGCGAGCAATTTCCAGTCTGGGAAGCGCAAGTCGCAGTCGCCGATACCCTGGTGATCAGCAAGACGGATCTGATCAACGAGTCAGAACTCTCAGACGTGCAGGACCTGCTCGATACCATCAACCCGGCAGCCCGGCGCCTGGGCGCCGAAGCGCTTGGGCAACCAAGCGACCTGCTCTTTGCCTCTAGCCCCCACCTCCAGAGTTTCACCCCAAGCGAAGCCAAGTCATGGCTTGGCCCGTGGAGGAGAGTCACGACAGCCGACAGTCATGATCACCTAAATGAGGTGAGGTCATTTCGTCTCAACTTTGAGGGCGAGATCGATTGGACATGCCTGGGGATCTGGCTATCGATGCTGCTCAATCGTCATGGCAGCAATATCCTCAGGGTCAAGGGCGTGCTTCATGTCATGGGCGACAACCGGCCCGTGATACTTCATGGTGTACAGCACACTATTCATCCGCCGGAACATGTGGAACATTGGCCTGAGGATGACCGCTGCTCCGAACTCATCTTCATCACTCGCGGCATCAATGCAGATCGCGTGACAGATTCCCTCAATGCATTCATGCGTCAAGTCAGTGACCACCCGAGCCCAAGGATCTTCCATGCCTGA
- a CDS encoding ABC transporter substrate-binding protein codes for MPDAMTKPNAPYVSRGPVTLRVLGTSVTLLESIRQQAHEDLGIRLQFDIMDGVAAQRAGVMAPDSFDIYDQWFHNVDFVWPANAIQPIELDRIPHWDQINDLPKTGRLTPHAPLGAGGNPVDRLYVQPDGNCGSRPSDRITMLPVSHNVDSFGYRMDLLPKGLNRDMESWAWLLDERWRGMVSLQNDSAIGAIDAALAAKAAGLVQFEDLGNLSVNEIDTLIDCLIELKRQQHFRTFWSNQDQASSDMVRGRVGIESLWSPAMTMLKQRQIKVRMASPKEGYRAWYGGMSLSRSVKGRTLDAAYEYLNWWISGWPGAVMARQGYYISTPELTRPYLSEAEWDYWYAGKPASEELADSSGVSGLIHLGEIRDGGDYLTRMSRIAVWNTVMDEHNYLVRRWNDFMSA; via the coding sequence ATGCCTGACGCCATGACGAAACCCAATGCCCCCTATGTGTCACGCGGCCCTGTCACTCTTCGTGTGCTTGGCACCTCTGTAACGCTATTGGAGAGCATTCGCCAGCAAGCTCACGAAGATCTCGGCATTCGCCTGCAATTCGACATCATGGATGGGGTAGCGGCTCAACGAGCAGGCGTGATGGCACCGGACAGCTTCGATATTTATGACCAGTGGTTTCATAACGTGGATTTCGTCTGGCCGGCCAATGCCATCCAGCCAATCGAGCTGGATCGTATCCCGCACTGGGACCAGATCAACGATTTACCCAAGACCGGCAGGCTGACACCGCATGCCCCACTGGGAGCGGGGGGCAACCCGGTTGATCGCCTCTATGTACAGCCGGATGGAAACTGCGGCTCTCGTCCAAGTGATCGCATCACCATGCTACCGGTCAGCCATAACGTCGACAGCTTCGGCTATCGCATGGACTTGTTGCCCAAAGGACTGAATCGCGACATGGAGAGCTGGGCCTGGCTACTGGACGAACGTTGGCGTGGCATGGTCAGTCTGCAGAACGATAGCGCCATTGGAGCGATCGACGCCGCCTTGGCCGCCAAGGCGGCTGGCCTCGTACAATTCGAAGATCTGGGCAATCTCAGCGTGAACGAGATAGATACCCTGATCGACTGTCTGATCGAGCTCAAACGTCAGCAGCACTTCCGCACTTTCTGGAGCAATCAAGATCAGGCCTCTTCAGACATGGTCCGTGGCCGAGTCGGGATCGAAAGTCTCTGGTCTCCAGCCATGACAATGCTCAAGCAACGTCAAATAAAGGTGCGCATGGCATCGCCCAAAGAAGGCTATCGCGCCTGGTACGGTGGCATGTCCTTATCGCGAAGCGTCAAGGGTCGGACTCTGGATGCGGCCTACGAATATCTCAACTGGTGGATTTCTGGATGGCCCGGCGCCGTCATGGCGCGTCAGGGTTACTACATCTCGACGCCAGAACTGACGCGCCCCTACCTGTCAGAAGCAGAGTGGGATTATTGGTATGCCGGTAAACCCGCATCAGAGGAACTTGCCGACTCCTCTGGCGTATCGGGACTGATACATCTTGGAGAAATACGTGATGGTGGAGACTATCTGACACGCATGAGCCGGATAGCGGTATGGAATACCGTCATGGATGAACACAATTATCTCGTCAGACGCTGGAACGACTTCATGTCAGCATAA
- the iolB gene encoding 5-deoxy-glucuronate isomerase, which produces MTLLVRPHAPGEDGTLLEVTPESAGWTHVGFRVHRLKQGERFERHTESREQCLVLLSGRATVRTGDQTFENIGERMSVFEHLPPYSVYLPDGIAYSVEALTELEIAVCSAPGHGNHAARLIRPEQVACSTRGEGTNTRHVQDILPQTEPADSLLVVEVYTPPGNWSSYPPHKHCADNLPEESFLEETYYHKLNPSQGFAFQRVYTDDRSLDETMAVEDGCCVMVPEGYHPAAAPHGYELYYLNVMAGPKRVWKFKNDPAHEWIVDMK; this is translated from the coding sequence ATGACACTTCTCGTGAGACCGCATGCCCCTGGTGAAGATGGAACGCTACTGGAAGTCACTCCGGAATCTGCAGGCTGGACACACGTGGGCTTTCGCGTACATCGCCTGAAACAAGGTGAGCGTTTCGAGCGCCACACCGAGAGTCGCGAACAGTGCCTCGTGCTGCTCTCGGGACGCGCAACCGTGCGTACCGGTGACCAGACGTTCGAGAACATCGGTGAACGCATGAGCGTGTTTGAACACCTGCCGCCGTACTCGGTATATCTTCCGGACGGGATAGCCTATTCAGTGGAAGCACTGACGGAGCTGGAAATAGCCGTCTGCAGTGCTCCGGGGCATGGCAATCATGCCGCTCGCCTGATTCGCCCCGAGCAGGTGGCCTGTTCGACACGTGGCGAGGGGACCAACACGCGTCACGTGCAGGACATTCTTCCCCAGACGGAGCCCGCCGATAGTCTGTTGGTGGTGGAGGTCTATACGCCCCCTGGCAACTGGTCCAGCTACCCTCCGCACAAGCACTGTGCCGACAATCTGCCGGAAGAGTCTTTCCTGGAGGAGACGTACTACCACAAGCTCAATCCGTCACAAGGGTTTGCGTTCCAGCGCGTCTATACCGATGACCGATCCCTGGATGAAACCATGGCGGTGGAAGATGGCTGCTGTGTGATGGTACCGGAGGGGTATCATCCCGCCGCCGCTCCACACGGCTATGAGCTTTATTATCTCAATGTCATGGCTGGCCCCAAGCGGGTCTGGAAATTCAAGAATGACCCCGCGCATGAGTGGATCGTCGACATGAAATGA
- the iolG gene encoding inositol 2-dehydrogenase: protein MKIALLGAGRIGRVHARAISDHPLAQLACVSDAFPEAANSLAAEYGVPVMTAEDIFASAEIDGVLIASSTPTHCDFLERAARAGKAVLCEKPIDLDLARTRHCLGVLAEHPVTCALGFNRRHDPQFSALKQALEAGRIGELEMITITSRDPEPPPAEYVAASGGLFRDMSIHDLDMAVWLLGEPVTEVTVSGSCLVDPAIGEAGDLDSALINLKSASGKLVSISNSRRACYGYDQRIEVFGSQGMLEARNETDTRLRFTGVEGVVEERPQWFFLERYAQAYVREVGDFVTAWQEGRAPLAGAQDGLAALELAEAALISYREGRRVLLSEIR from the coding sequence ATGAAAATCGCTCTGCTGGGCGCCGGTCGCATCGGCCGTGTTCACGCTCGCGCCATCTCTGATCACCCCCTGGCGCAACTGGCATGTGTCAGTGATGCCTTCCCGGAGGCTGCCAATTCACTCGCTGCGGAATATGGTGTGCCGGTGATGACGGCGGAGGACATCTTCGCGTCAGCGGAGATTGATGGCGTTCTGATCGCCTCCTCCACTCCGACTCACTGTGACTTCCTTGAGCGTGCGGCCCGTGCGGGCAAGGCGGTACTTTGCGAGAAGCCGATCGATCTGGATCTTGCGCGAACGCGTCACTGTCTTGGTGTGCTGGCGGAGCACCCCGTGACCTGTGCTCTCGGGTTCAATCGTCGCCATGACCCTCAGTTCTCGGCGCTCAAGCAGGCGCTGGAAGCGGGACGAATCGGCGAACTCGAGATGATCACCATCACCAGCCGTGATCCAGAGCCGCCGCCCGCAGAATATGTGGCAGCCTCGGGAGGACTCTTCCGTGACATGAGCATTCATGATCTGGACATGGCGGTCTGGCTGCTGGGCGAGCCGGTCACGGAGGTGACGGTCAGTGGCAGCTGCCTCGTGGATCCAGCCATCGGTGAAGCGGGAGATCTGGATAGCGCACTCATCAATCTGAAGAGTGCTTCCGGCAAGTTGGTCTCCATCAGCAACTCGCGTCGTGCCTGTTACGGCTATGACCAGCGGATCGAGGTCTTTGGCAGCCAGGGCATGCTGGAGGCGCGCAACGAGACGGATACGCGCCTGCGCTTCACCGGCGTGGAAGGTGTGGTGGAAGAGCGTCCACAGTGGTTCTTCCTCGAGCGTTACGCGCAGGCCTATGTGCGTGAAGTGGGAGATTTCGTCACTGCCTGGCAAGAAGGTCGTGCCCCGCTGGCCGGCGCGCAGGATGGACTCGCCGCGCTTGAACTGGCCGAAGCGGCGTTGATTTCCTATCGCGAAGGGCGCCGGGTACTGCTCAGTGAGATTCGTTGA